The Vitis vinifera cultivar Pinot Noir 40024 chromosome 8, ASM3070453v1 genome segment acactgaagatatcattctttgctttcttcagggaatagacaaagaacaattccagtagcgtaaggtcgaggctgtacagcatgttgataatgctgcatcccatcagcacccggacaaggttgggatgaatgaagatgggtggaatctgagagaagtggaggaattccttgaacaaggctggcagagggaaccggagccccgcgttgaattgttcctttgtgaagaggataGCGTTTTTTCCACCTTTCTCAGCAGGCATAGCCGCCTCCTCGTTCACCAGGTCTATCAATACGTCATGAGGGATGCGGAATCGCTCCCGGAACTCCTTCGCATTTAGTTTATCTATCGCCTTTTCGCCAGCCTCGCTGACCCGGACAGACGAAACAGTcttttttggagtcatttcttaccacaaagccaAAGCAAAATCTGCACGCAAAAGCAATGCAAACGGTTCAGACCAAGCaatcagaaaatacacaaaccctaacccaaagcagtcagaaaaacccctcaaaaacccCTCCAAACAAACAACAAAGTACCAACATTCAACAAACAATTGCAAGCGACTTGTCCAAAACAAAGCCAGGAACCAAGTTTAAAGAACCAGCAAACGCAACCAAAGGAATGACAGTAGCAAAGAGGTACGTACCAAATAGAgctctgaagaagaagaacggttACTCTCTCGGTATAAAATCACCGGCAACAAACAAACGAGGTCGTTCGAAGTTTTTCTCAGAAAAGCAAAGGACGCAGAAAAAAGTAAGAAGAAGGAAGgctctcaagagaatgcagtagaaaaaatacaaaaagaggtacagtgccctatttatagcaggacagcccctcggaaagccaaaccaacagccatgttatcattgaaacgacatattgccTGGGGATACACAGGGTCGGCGGCTCGCCATAAATAccttttttggcttccgcacccccactcgccacgtgacCAAGTTAGACGAATggactttttcaattttcaaaaacccagttatttttaacccgcccattttttgggcaaaataggcaagttaaaaaggggggcaatgtagggacccctcccctcgggaaacacgtggcacgcagctcatggtgacgcgtggcacgtgctatcagccggaccatcatcatccggattcccctaaagatatgcatggtgcggctatcctatccggaacccctcaaggaaaggcaaacgacgtttcagcttctcctatccaaggaagagcaaacgacgctggcagagcgtagacacCCGGATaatctccacaacacatccggataatcagcatgatccatccggatataaatcgtctggatggtcaattaaagtaaagcgagtcttacacgcaatcgcaacaagcagccatggcccacatctcatcacctgcagaatgagaagacaagaggaagtgacagcaagtcacttcccacgatcattctacataatcacttcccacgatctctgacagccgcatcacctaccatggtctctgacagccattcgtaggatgatagtgctcctaccgacacctattatcatcatcacaacataaaatatctcctcaccattaatgaaaggagcagtacccctgaagctgtatatatatgacttcacacgaagaagaaagggatgatctcctggtaacctcttgatacctagtaaaaggccaactgcctCATATATCTTACTCTCTTACTATGGCTAACAAcatcatcggagggtgcatccggacaccctgtccggatgcctttttgcaggtacaaccactgaatcaagaaccccttgtgtgttgagaatcgcgtgtccatccatctagcagcaaTGTGGCCCACCTGATACGCGAGGTGACAACAAAGGGTACTGGAAATGctcttctttatcatttttaacaatttaaattttatttgaaatttaattctaaaacaaatgtgaaaaataagtgaaatttgTTCCTCTAAGAAAGTtcccaaaaacattttttttttctaggctatgtttggttttaggGAAATTCGAGAGAAAATGTGAAggcaagaaaaaataaattcaataaattatttttatatattactttaaatttatttcacttattttcactatcatatatataaagattcaataattaaaaaatatgtaaatttttagttatatatatatattacaactaaacatgagaaaatcattatttaaaatttaaaaaatacataaaaaaaaacaaaaggagaataaaaaataaaaatagtttttaataaatttatctttcatatttttataaatttattttttaaaaataattatcaatatatttaatttttcctttattatcttatttggtAATATGAGTAAGAAAAGTTGGATTCTAgcccaatttttgttttttgttttttgttttttttttttttatcggtAAAGACCTTGatgtataaaattatttttatatcaataaaatttcGTTGCTTCTAATTAAAGTGATTTAAATcgttactatttttatttttcaagaatttaCATAGTTGGATCTGACCAAGCCCAACCCTAAATTGCAATTTACATGGCCCaagttttcttatatttccaaGATAGTGCTAAGCCCAACCATAAACAGAAAGGACTCCTTACGTGGGCTCAGTTGGACCTAATCCAGATTGCAGACAATTGGTGGATTGGGCCAATCTTTCCCTTTCAACACAATTCACTAAGTCCTGCAGCCCAACTGTAGAAAACCGAGAGAGCGAGCGCGGAACTCAAACCCAACTATAAATCAAAAAAATCGAACCACACTACAAAGTAGCTTTCGAGTCCGACAAacttctcctctctctctctctctctaaaatctGATTCTCTTCGTTATAAATTGCCTCGCTCAGTTCAAAATTCTGTCTCTAAGCCTCCATGACCGTTGATTTTGATGAACCCTACTGCAGCGAAGTCTTCCAAGATTCATCTCTTCAAGATTGATTCTTATTCAATCGATCGGTTCTTGTATGCCTCGCCTTCTGATTTCTAGGGTTTTGTGATCTGGTCAAGAGCCTTGCTATGGACTATGAGCTCTCCGATAGCAGCGGTACTTTATTTCTACAATGCGTTTTGAATACTCCTTCCGATAGTGGGTTAGGGTTTGATCATGTGAATTGCGTCTGCgttgttgtttttttggttGGGTTATGCGAATGGAGCTTTGGAATTAGGGTTTTGATTATGGTAAGCGAAATAAATTTATGGGACGAGATAGGGTTTTGAATTTGATGTCTACTGTTTTTTGAGCTTTAGTTGAGTAGAAGACTTGGCGAAGCAGTGCGAAATTAGGGTTTTAGAGTTCCTTCTGACTTGgttctattttaattttgtttgagttgtgtaattaataaattatggtGTTGTATTTCATGgggaatttttgaagttaataCTGTGGCAGGCTTGGTGTCaaattgtattttgattttCGAAGCATATAGGTAAAGCGTTCTCATATTTAGTGATTTGTTTGGGGAAACCTGGGACTTTTGACCAATCTTTATCTCTATCACGATGATATTTAGTTtatagaattttaaaagtttggaGGTCGAAAACTATATTTGCTTGAAAGAAGTTCGGaggtttaaaaagaaaaaaaaatgattttattcgTTTCACACTGCAGTGGAGAGATTTATGCTTGTAGACTCATATTTGGAATCTTTCCCGATGGTTAGCTGCCAAGTTGCATCATGGCCTAGATAGAattcatatttctttctttctttttgtttttgtttttggtttttgtttttttttaattcaaatcatGGAAACtaggaaaatatattttggaaagaagatgaaaaaagtTTTGGGGAGTGTTAAGCTGGAAAGCAAATAAGATGCTTATTAAGACTATTAAGAAAGTAATTGATAAGATCGATGATCTTTACAAGACTTGGTTTCCTGAAAAAAGTGAACTTACATAATAAATGGAACAGCATCTTTGGGCCAGTCAGTAGGTAGAGTAAGACATAGGAAAGAGAAATCTCCTTGGTTATCACCTGCAAAGTGTAAGTATAGAACAATTAATGAGATTGGGGTGGTCTCCAATGAGTGGATGTTGTCTTTGCAAAACTAATGTAGAAACAACAAACCATATTTTAATGCATTTTGATAAAACACAGTTGTTGTGTACATGTTATTTGCTATTTTTGGGATTTAAGTGAGTTATTGTAGAATCGATTGGAAAACTCTTGTTAGGTTGGAAGGCTCAGAGCAAAAATAAACGGTTGAGGACACTGTGGTGTATGGGTTCTCTTTGCCTTTTTTGGTGTATATGGAAAGAGTATAATGGTCCAAGTGGACGTTTTTTTACCAGAGATTGTAGAGGACTTTCATCAAATCCTTATAGGAGTAGTCTGGAATGCCTTTGAGAATGGTTAATTTACTCTCTGTTAGATTTCATTGATGGCCTAAGTAAaagatagttttttatttatttattgtttagtACTTTCATCCTTATTGTGTTGTTCCCTTCACATAATTCCTATGTATATAAGGTGCACCCCCTTTATCTCCATTTGcctattaataaaaaaataaaaaataaaaagaagaagaagaaagaaaaaagaatcgAGATAGAAGTGAAAAAACAATCCTAGAAgcttgtttcttctttttttaatttctgacTTCTGACCACTTCTTCATACCCAGACAAGAACTATCCAAACTGACAATTTTAGTGCAAAATTTTGGAAAGTAGTTCAATTATACTGTAAAACTTCATTGAATTGGACCTTTTGTCCCAAACATTTGGCCGGAATTTTGGTTTTAATCAGTAAAGAAACAAATGTTGGGGCTTCCTTTGGATCTTAAGAAGTGTAAGGTGAAGTAACAAggaaagggaagaagaaaaggtaggaaaataaaaactaagttttgctcaataattttttatttctaattttattcatttgttttaaatagaaaatgaacAATTGCtgatgaattaattttattttattttttctgtttatttgtttcatttgtcATTTATTGAATGTAGGTGTGTTTCTTTcgatctccaaaaaaaaaaaaaaaatggtttttgttcTTGCTTCTTTAGTACCTACAAAGGTTCCTACACTTGTCATGTTCCTTCGATTATTTGCAAGTGGTATCCAGGGTGTTCCtctattccttttgttttttggcaattttattagtgaattattttaattgagaaATGGGAGTCATCATTGACTAGTTCTTGAAATAGTCTTTTTTCTTAGCTTAGTCTAGTATGATGTAGGAATGTTTCAAGGTAATCTACTTAGAAAATgtaatatacaaatatatatctTTAGTATAAAAAAGATTAGGAGATTAGGGAGTTCTAAAAAAGGAAAGGGATTTAAAACTAAAAGAtcttttttcctaaaatttctttttcaggCCATTTATATCATACTTACAACTGTTGCAATGAAATCTCCAACAACAAGCTTGGACTTCAGTCACTGGGTGCTCTAAAAGTAGCCTCAAATGCTTGCAACAAAAGATTCTTGGAATGTTGGATGTTAGCACACCTTCTCCAATGACTAAGTCTATGAATGGAGGAATGATAGAgacagaaagaaaaagaaggtggTTACCAGTGAATTGCCTCTCCTTCACATCTTGTCCATTTAGTTGTAGGTTGTTGATGACTCATGGTTGGTGGTTAGTACCATGTTCTCTATGGTTTAACTTTAGGGTGATGATTGGGAACCCAAGTGCTCTCTCACAAGCTTTGGAATGGGATAAGCTTTTGTAGATTGGGTTGTCTTAGGCTTACCGTAGGGAACTGAGTATATCTTTTTGGCTAGAGTAATATCAGTCTTTTTTCCTAAAAGTCCTCTTTGGACCATTTATATCATATTCACTGTTGGTGCAATAAATTATCCAACAATAGCCTTTGACTTTGATTATTAGTGTTCTAGAAGTAAGCCTCAAGTGCCTGCAACAAGAGATGGTCGGAATGTTGGAATCTAGCACACCTTCTCTAGTGACTGAGTTAATGAACAAAGGAATAGGAGAGGAAGAAAGATGGTGGTTATCAATGAATTGCCTATCCTGCCCATCTTGGCCATCTATTTATAGATTGTTGTTGGCTCATGGTTAACAGAACCATGGTTCACTATGGGTTAACCTTAAAGTGATGGTTGACAACCCAGGTGCACTCTCACAGGCTTCAGAATGGAATGTGCTTTTTTAGGTTGGGCTATCTTGGGTTACTTTGGGAAATGAGCATACCTTGCGAGAGGAAGAAAGATGGTGGTTATCAATGAATTGCCTATCCTGCCCATCTTGGCCATCTATTTATAGATTGTTGTTGGCTCATGGTTAACAGAACCATGGCTCACTATGGGTTAACCTTAAAGTGATGGTTGACAACCCAGGTGCACTCTCATAGGCTTCAGAATGGAATGTGCTTTTTTAGGTTGGGCTATCTTGGGTTACTTTGGGAAATGAGCATACCTTGCAAGCCAAGCTCCCTTGGGATCTACGTTAATGAGACAACCAGGTTGGCTCATTTATTATGAGACTAGGCCAGCCCATGCGATGTAGCTGTATACCCATGAGCCAAACTATGCCCCTTGGCCCGCTTCTTTTAAGACATGATCTGTATAAGAATCCTTACTTTATGAagcttcaaataattttcagtacatttcattttactttgatttttcatgaaaaatcaaaaagcaAGATATGAGATCGCTtcattttttcctccttttcctAGTATTTTCCAGGATCCAAATGAAGCCTAAAACTGCttaagttttcttctttttttttttttcctctagcCAATCGACCAAATCTCCTAAAACCTATAAACTTTGCCCTTCCAAATTTAAACTCTATTCAACTAGAAAACGTTTTCTAATCCTAAACTCAACCTAATGCACCTTAATAGTGTATTTTAGAATTGTTCTTGTCGAGGCCTAGAGAATTCATATAAGTACCTAGATTCACGTGTCCATACTTGAATAGAAACCAAGTATTGATTTAAATCCCATGGTGAAATTAGCGGCTACTCACATTTGTAAATATGCTAACTAGATGGCCCATAACTGTTTTGGATCTCCATATTCTAAAATAACTAACCACAACAACCACTGCtgtttttaagaaatatatatatattttttatcaataagcaAAAGAATTGTATTATGAAGAGGCGCGAAAATAACGACCCACAAAAGTACAGTATAGAGACACTCACCCCCTTACGGTTGGACCCAAAAcaacaaggaaaaacaaaaaaccttctCCCTCATCGCAAACccacccaatctataaaatctattaaggtcgaaggaccaccttttatccacaatttggtcTTCGACCATAGTAAATACATAAAAGAAGCTTTCAACCTTTGGATGGACAACACACTATCTTCAAAGGCAATTTTATTTCTTGCCTTCCAAATGACCCAAAACAAGTATAACGATCCCACTTGCCACATCGTCTtcctctttttacccacaaaagaacccctccACCCTAAGAAGGTTTCCTTTGCCGAATAAGGAaacacccaagacaccccaaataAAGAAAGGAGCAACATCCAcacttttcttgttttttcacaatgaagGAGGTGATCAATCGACTCCTCAAACATTTGGCACAAAAAACATCTATTAGCCAAAACCTAACCCCTTTTTTGCAAACGGTCCAAGGTTAGAACTTTTCCCCAcaaagcctcccaagcaaagaaacttaATTTAGGTTGCACACAAGAGTTCCATATAATcttcaaagggaaaaaaaaaacaagagaaaccGGCTGCAAGGCTCTATACAAAGACTTTACTGAAAACAAGTCATCCTTCGAGTCCATCCATCTCACCCTATCCTCCTCACCCACATTAACCTTCTTCCCATCCAAGCAACAAAACAACCTTTCCACCtcttccatctcccaatcattgaaaggtttAGTAAAACAAGGGCTCCAACTTCCCCCCATTTCCCCCGCAGTTGTCCAAACTCCatttacccaagcctctttagAAGTTGCTAGAGGAAATAAACAAGGGAAAGATTCACACAAAGGGGTGgttccacaccacttgtctttccaaaacCCCACCTTCCTTCCATCACTCACCACAAAGTCAAAAGAAGGGGTCACTAGGTGTCCCAACTttctaattgctttccacaacccaacTCCATAGGCCTCCCTAGCCTCACAAGAGCTCCACCCTCCTCTTTCCTCCCCATATTTCCTTATAATCACTTGGTTCCAAAGGGCCTTTCTTTCAATTGCAAAGCGCCAAACCCACTTGCCAAGGAGAGCCCTATTGAAAGCCCTAAGGTGTTTTTAAGAAATATCTATGTTCCTAGACCAAATAAAGCCAAAAGAAGATGAATATTGCTTCCATGTTGATTCTCTTAAAATGGTAAACCCTTTTTTAGTATCTCGTTTGCACTCTCATTGCTTGGCTGCCATGATAGCCTTTTTTATAAGCCTACTGTAATGACCTATCTACTGATTACTCCATTGATGTTCttgtttcataatttaatttctcttttttgtgtgtgtgtgtgtctttTATCATACAAATTAAAGTAGATAGTGTGCCAGCATGTTTTGAAATGGCTAAAGTATATGGAAGAGCATAAGCAAAAAAGGGCCCTCATATTATAGATAATAAGGAAAGGCAATGGTGTTCCTAACTTTTGTGAAGTCTTTTCCTCATCCTTAATAGATTTCATTGTGTGGTTGTGTACAAAGTAATAAATTGGGATTGTAATTGTTggttgtttttttctcttcctaGATGTATACTTCCTATGTACTATATGTGACTTTTTTTGTTTGGCACTTTTAATGTATTATAATTTGCTTatcaccaaaaacaaaaaaatagtaatagtaataataatgaaaataaaatcttttgtgAAGTTCTTTGATAATATTGTAATGGTTATGTgtgattgattttgaaaagacttatgatcatgtggattgggtTTTTCTAGACCATCTAGTTGAAAGGAAGGGGTTTAGTTCAAGATGGAGGACTTGTATGGGAGGTTGTTTATCCGTAGTTGCTTTTGCAATCCTTGTGAACGATAATGCCAAAGGTTAGGTCAAAGCTTTTAAAGGCCTAAGATAAGGAGATCACTATACCCTTTCCTCTTGACCATTGTAGTTTAGGTGTTTAGTAAGATGATGTTGGGGGCTAAGGAGAGTACACTATTGGAAGGCTTCATTGTAGGTAGGAGTAGGACTagtgtcccatttgcaattcACAGatgattccattttcttttctagagcTTGTTCGGAAGAATTGCActcttaaaatgattttattagtaTTTAGGCATATATTTGTACTTAAGGTCAATTAAGATACGAGTACTCTTTTTGGCATCAACATTGATCAAGATCAACACACTAGAATGGTATCCTTGCTTGATTGCAAAGCCTCTGATCTGCCTCTTCCTTACTTGGGTCTTCCACTAAGAGAAACCCATAGGCATGTGTTTTTTAGGATCTAATGATTGAGAGAATTTTTCaaagattagatgggtggaaAAAAGGCCTATTTGTCATTTGGTGGAAGAATAACTCTTATTCATTCGTGTTTATCCTATATTCCTAGCTATTTTCCCTCCATGTTCAAAATCCCTTTTTTAGTGGcattaaaaattgagaaattgtaGATGGATTTCCTTTGGTAGaagtttttttttgatagacaaagagaaaaataaattaaaacacgCCAAAACAGGGGGCGCTCCCTACGTACACAAGCAGTATACAAAGAAAGCCAAAACAAggcaacaaaagaaagaaaaaacctaaaGAGGAAAAAGCTAACCAACAAGTCAATCAcccaaaaaattcagaaaagagAGAGTCCAAGTCCAAAAATTGTTGAGACCACTCAAGAAGAGACCAAAAAAAGAGGTTCCTCAAGCAAGTATCTGACATCTCTTCCTCTTGCAACATTCTTCAGTTTCGctctccccaaatacaccaaaaaagacaaatagGCGTCAATCTCCAAActgctttccttttcttccctagcCCCTTAACTTTCCATTCTAGAAGCAAATTTTTCACTGAAGCCGGGAACACCCACACCACCCCAAAAGAAGAAAGCAACATTCTCCAAAGCTCCCTTGTCTTACCACAATGAATTAGGATGTGGTCCACCGATTCCTCATTCTCTTTACAAAGACTACATCTATTAACTATAGACCAGCCCCTCCTTTGGTAGAAGTTGAGGAGCACAAGAGAGGCCATCTCATTAGTTAGGACTTAGTGTGTAAGTCTAAGGTGGaaagggtttggggtttgggaagatttcttTAAAGAATCGTGCTCTattagggaaatggctttggaggtttcCTAGGAAAAAATTTGCTCTTTGGCATTATGTTATTCTAAGCCTTTACAAGCCACATGCTAATGAATGAGATGTCAACACTACAATCAGGTGATCATGTCATTGCTCATGGAAGGCCATTGCTCAATTCTTTTAGGATTTTATCAGATATGTTCAGTTAGTGGTGGGAGATGAGGCAAGAATCCATTTTTGGGAAGACTTATGGTGAGGGTTCAACCTTTATGTTCTTAATTCTCAAGTTTATTTAGAATTGTCACAATTAAAAACCTTAGTACTGCAGCAATTCTTAAGTCCACTTATCCTTTCTCTTAGAACTCTAACTTCCATcgtaactttttttatttttagatagaAGATCTTGAAAGATTCATGTCCTTTATTACTCATTTGCATTTATCTCTATCCATTCTAGATGTAAGGGCTTGGCCTATATCTTCTTTAGGTTTATTCTCAATAAAGTCGTTCTTTTTAGTTTTGTCCAATCATGTTGATCCAGTTCCATTCTTcccaactaattttttttgtacttcAGAGGCTCTTTGGGATATCATTCATTTCTTTGCCTCCTTTTGAGCCTCTTGGACCACAagttttaagggcattccccttaatgttATTTAACTTGATTGGATTTCAATGTGTAGTTTCCAAGGTGTGGGCTAGCAAGGAGTGATTGCTATAAATGTATATTCCCATGTGGGTTGTGGTAATTTACAGTTGTATAGGCTTACTTAGTACTTTAGAGGTTCATACATACCTTTTGTTTAGGTTTttttgaggattcctcatccttcttgtGGACCTCTTGATActtgatttattactttgtttgtttctcataaaaaaaataaaaaactgtgtGATTGATTCAGATTTTCTGTTTGAATTGAGATTGTCACCTTAGACAGAACTAGGGACTTGAAATAAACACACCAGAAAGTGTCCATCACTGCTTCCATTAGGAGAGTATGAAACGTCTTGCACCTGAACTGTCCAAATTTTCAAGGCACCAAATCTTTGTATCCTTTTAATAATACATAGGAACTTTGTACCTGAACAGAAGCATCAATCTGATTTTTCAACCCTCTGTATTCTCAATGAACATCTGTTtctgataataataataaaaaacaaggaTCAAGGAATATTTGTGACTGCATGCCCTTTCTTATGTAGCATAGTAAACAGGATTTCCTCATTGGAAGCTATTTGGAGTGTAAGGATGGTTAAGCATTAGACAGAGGCACATCACAACATAGTTTGACGTTTTCCTTATTTCCTCATTGATTGTTTGCTAATATTTTGTCAAAATACAATCCATGCTGACGCATCAACTAATATACTTTTACTGGTCAATGTTCATGATGCCTATTTGTATTAAAGATTCTGTGTCAAGCACTTCAAGATACTTGAATCTTagtatccttttttttttccctcctgcAATGATGAGGTAGGTTTTCATGAACCTTACAAATTCACCTAtcacaaaaaaatgaaatgaaccCTTACAAATTCAATACAGAGATGTAAGGCCTGATAACCAaaccctagatttttttttttttttttcctttttctttttggtctaTATGAGGCAACATTCTTGACTCCTGTTTGCGGTtcctttttccaaattaatttgttcatatcaaccacCCACCATTTTGATTAGTCATGCTTAGGTAACCGCAGCATATGATTAACAGAAGATAGAGCTAAATTAGGGGGTAACCTGTATTCAGGCCCAGGTTGTTTTGCTAATCCTTTGTTTAGTCAAAATGAGTCTAGATAGCTGATGAGAGGATATCTTTTACTACCATTCCAAATTTTATCTAAGTTTTCATTGCATTGCAGGTACTGATGATGATCTTCCTCCATCACATCAAAATAGAGGTTCAAGAGGAGGTCGTGTTGCAGGAAATGGAAGATCTGTTGTAGGTTCTGCCCCATACCCTAGGTTGCATAGTGATATGGAGACCCAGATTCACCACCTTGAGCAAGAAGCCTACAGTTCTGTTTTGAGAGCTTTTAAAGCTCAGTCCGATGCCATTACTTGGGTATTTATATTCGCTATGTTTTTATGCTTCTGTGTATGTTAATCTTTATATTTCCTGCCAATCAAGGTTGTGATCGCTTCAAAATGTTTATTTCAGGATAAGGAAGGTTTAATAACAGAACTTAGGAAAGAGCTGAGGGTATCTGATGATGAACACAGAGAGCTTCTGGCCAGAGTTAATGCTGATAACATAATTCAGAGGATAaggtttaaatattttatggaaCAGTGGTTTTCCTGTTAAACCCTTGTTAGATTTGCAAGGACTTCTGTCACTTCTGTCTTTTAATGGGCAGTATGTTGGCAATGTCACCAGGGAATGGAGACAGGCAGGTGGGCACCAAACTGCTATGCTCAGCATGTCTCAGCATGCTCATGATCAAATACCTAGTCCTACTGTTTCAGCATCTCGCAAGAAACAGAAGCTATCTCAATCGGTACCTTCTCTTTCATTTGGTGTCTCATCACAAGCTTTACACCCTCAATCAGTAGCTCCTGCATCAGTGCAGCCATCGCCATCGACCATGAAACGAGGACCTACATTAGGTGGCCGGGGGAAAAAATTTAAACCAGTATGTTGATTATTGAAATAGAATCACAGATAAGCATGTCTGTGTTATGGATTCTGACctatattttgtttgtttttctgcTCTTTGTTTTGTTAACAGGGTCAACCATTTCCTGGTTTATCCTCAGTGAAGTCTATGCAATACCATTCAAGCATTACTGCAGGAAGGGGTCAATTTCGCACTTCTTCTGGCACCCTCACAACAAATGAACCTGCTGAGCCTGGAACATATGATCCATTAATTGGAAGGAAGGTGATGACTCTATGGCCTGAAGACAACAACTTCTATGAGGCTGTAATTACTGATTACAACCCTCTTGAGGTATGTTCACAGTTTTAGATGTGCTTTTAGGCTTGCCTTAAAGCAAAGTAAGAGTTTTTTTGgcagtgtttttaaaaaacactttttgcctaaaaaatgtttttgaagaaaaatcggGTATTCggcaaaatttaggaaacacttttaaaattttgaaaattcactTCTTGTGTTGAATAATCACTTGTAGCTGTAAAAAATGCTTTGGCgttgtaaaaattttaatgttttagaAATCAGGCCAGATGATGGATGAGAAAGTGTCCCGATCACAGTCCAAACTATTGTTCAGCTTAGCTAGCTGCCTGAAAGCGAAGAATAACTGAAACAATGGAAAAAATTTGGAGTGGGTAGGTTCAGTAGCTAGtctgacaattttttttatttcaggGTCTACATGCTCTTGTCTATGACATAAATACAACAAATGAGACTTGGGAATGGGTTGATCTCAAAGAGGCaa includes the following:
- the LOC100253804 gene encoding protein EMSY-LIKE 3 isoform X1; the encoded protein is MRQESIFGKTYGTDDDLPPSHQNRGSRGGRVAGNGRSVVGSAPYPRLHSDMETQIHHLEQEAYSSVLRAFKAQSDAITWDKEGLITELRKELRVSDDEHRELLARVNADNIIQRIREWRQAGGHQTAMLSMSQHAHDQIPSPTVSASRKKQKLSQSVPSLSFGVSSQALHPQSVAPASVQPSPSTMKRGPTLGGRGKKFKPGQPFPGLSSVKSMQYHSSITAGRGQFRTSSGTLTTNEPAEPGTYDPLIGRKVMTLWPEDNNFYEAVITDYNPLEGLHALVYDINTTNETWEWVDLKEISPEDIQWEGEDPGISRQGGRGGQGRGVKRSTSRGVALPSAGRGRGSTKVQSNREFPPSQNGIGKKVSDSDDIEIFHTDTLIKEVERVFGASHPDPVELEKAKKMLKEHEQALVDAISRLGDASDGESDEEQPLSRGQRMDREQGWRTGGGGEMAGGMPDGSEGGERMAGVGRTASDDQQDNDIDDI
- the LOC100253804 gene encoding protein EMSY-LIKE 3 isoform X2, which produces MDYELSDSSGTDDDLPPSHQNRGSRGGRVAGNGRSVVGSAPYPRLHSDMETQIHHLEQEAYSSVLRAFKAQSDAITWDKEGLITELRKELRVSDDEHRELLARVNADNIIQRIREWRQAGGHQTAMLSMSQHAHDQIPSPTVSASRKKQKLSQSVPSLSFGVSSQALHPQSVAPASVQPSPSTMKRGPTLGGRGKKFKPGQPFPGLSSVKSMQYHSSITAGRGQFRTSSGTLTTNEPAEPGTYDPLIGRKVMTLWPEDNNFYEAVITDYNPLEGLHALVYDINTTNETWEWVDLKEISPEDIQWEGEDPGISRQGGRGGQGRGVKRSTSRGVALPSAGRGRGSTKVQSNREFPPSQNGIGKKVSDSDDIEIFHTDTLIKEVERVFGASHPDPVELEKAKKMLKEHEQALVDAISRLGDASDGESDEEQPLSRGQRMDREQGWRTGGGGEMAGGMPDGSEGGERMAGVGRTASDDQQDNDIDDI
- the LOC100253804 gene encoding protein EMSY-LIKE 3 isoform X3, which gives rise to MRQESIFGKTYGTDDDLPPSHQNRGSRGGRVAGNGRSVVGSAPYPRLHSDMETQIHHLEQEAYSSVLRAFKAQSDAITWDKEGLITELRKELRVSDDEHRELLARVNADNIIQRIREWRQAGGHQTAMLSMSQHAHDQIPSPTVSASRKKQKLSQSVPSLSFGVSSQALHPQSVAPASVQPSPSTMKRGPTLGGRGKKFKPGQPFPGLSSVKSMQYHSSITAGRGQFRTSSGTLTTNEPAEPGTYDPLIGRKVMTLWPEDNNFYEAVITDYNPLEISPEDIQWEGEDPGISRQGGRGGQGRGVKRSTSRGVALPSAGRGRGSTKVQSNREFPPSQNGIGKKVSDSDDIEIFHTDTLIKEVERVFGASHPDPVELEKAKKMLKEHEQALVDAISRLGDASDGESDEEQPLSRGQRMDREQGWRTGGGGEMAGGMPDGSEGGERMAGVGRTASDDQQDNDIDDI
- the LOC100253804 gene encoding protein EMSY-LIKE 3 isoform X4: MDYELSDSSGTDDDLPPSHQNRGSRGGRVAGNGRSVVGSAPYPRLHSDMETQIHHLEQEAYSSVLRAFKAQSDAITWDKEGLITELRKELRVSDDEHRELLARVNADNIIQRIREWRQAGGHQTAMLSMSQHAHDQIPSPTVSASRKKQKLSQSVPSLSFGVSSQALHPQSVAPASVQPSPSTMKRGPTLGGRGKKFKPGQPFPGLSSVKSMQYHSSITAGRGQFRTSSGTLTTNEPAEPGTYDPLIGRKVMTLWPEDNNFYEAVITDYNPLEISPEDIQWEGEDPGISRQGGRGGQGRGVKRSTSRGVALPSAGRGRGSTKVQSNREFPPSQNGIGKKVSDSDDIEIFHTDTLIKEVERVFGASHPDPVELEKAKKMLKEHEQALVDAISRLGDASDGESDEEQPLSRGQRMDREQGWRTGGGGEMAGGMPDGSEGGERMAGVGRTASDDQQDNDIDDI